A window of Salmo trutta chromosome 33, fSalTru1.1, whole genome shotgun sequence genomic DNA:
TACTGGTCAGATGAGTTGTCTAAATCTGGCCTGTGCCCCTCTCTGTTAATCTTTCCAGATGGTGACCATGGAGAATGCTGAGGAGTATGTGGAGCTCATGTTTGACTTCTCTATGCACACTGGCATCCAGAAACAAATGGAGGCTTTCAGAGGTATGCCTATTGAAACACATGGATTAGTGTCAGTAATCACACTACATTTTGAATGTAACGAAATGAACTTTTCTTTTCTCAGAGGGTTTTAACCGAGTGTTCCCCATGGAGAAGCTGAGCTCCTTCAGTCACAAGGAGGTGCAGATGATCCTCTGTGGAAACCAGTCTCCTTCCTGGACATCTGAGGATGTCATGAACTACACAGAGCCTAAGCTGGGCTACACTCGGGACAGGTATGATGGCCCTCTACTACAGCTTGTAGACTAGATCATTTACTCTGGCCAGCTTGAAAAAAGTGTGTTAGATCTCCTTGTATTGACGGTGTTGGTCGTGATTTAAAAGGGGTTCAAATGACAAGAACTGAAATGGCGACGTCGCTAACATGACCAGAACGTCACTTAGTTCCTAGAGGAACATGGGACCTTGTACTGCTGCACCAGTACATCAACTGACACTATCTAACAGCTTGTTGTTTTCATATTTTGCTGGAGAGACCTTTTTAACTGTTATATCTGTTATCGTCCTCTCCACAGTCCTGGGTTCCTGCGTTTTGTGCGGGTGCTGTGTGGCATGTCATCTGACGAGAGGAAAGCCTTCCTCCAGTTCACCACAGGATGCTCCACTCTGCCCCCTGGTGGTCTGGCCAACCTGCACCCACGCCTCACCATCGTTCGGAAGGTAAGGCTCTCCATGAGGCCAATCACTGCTGAGTTTAGGGAACTTTGTCAACCTTGCAGTACAGTAAGCCATCCTAATGAGGTTGATATGGACATGTTTCAGAAATGCTGCCAGTAGAAATTTGGGAAATGTTTGAAATTAAATGTATTCTGTTCAGCTTTAAGTCATAATATTGTAATGACACTACTTCCACCACTTGTATCTGCCACTCCAGACCTCTGGGATTATAGAGCAGGGCTGTGACTGCAACACAGTTAACCTAATTGTTCCCACTAGGTGGACGCGACAGACTCCAGCTATCCATCTGTTAACACTTGTGTGCACTACCTGAAGCTGCCAGAGTATTCCTCTGAAGACATCATGAGAGAGCGCCTCCTAGCTGCTACCATGGAGAAGGGCTTCCACCTCAACTGAGCATGCGCCGTCTGCCCCATTATGACTGaccaaccccccctccccccccgctGGTGAAGCCTGTTGTGTTTTGTTGCAGAAAAAGAAACAAGCCGTGCTCTCTGagatctctccccctcctcccaacCCCACATCTCCCCCGTCCTGTCCTTTCCCCCTGAAAAACTTTAGGAAAACAGTCCCATGTTAACTCAATAGCTACTGATACAGATAAAACCAGGGGCGCCTCTCCTCGGACCCATCTGCTTACTTGtcacagctccctccctccccagggcACTCTGCTGCTTTAAGGGCTTGAGAAACTGGAAGCCGGGGCAGACAGTTTCCTCATGTTCTACAGTGtttactatctctctctcatacttTGGCTGTGAGCATCTGTGTACAAGTTCTCTGTAGATTTTTGGGTTTTCAGATCTCCACCACCCGGCTGTCAACCTCCTTCCTTTCCCTGCGTGATGTGAGGGGAGAAGGGCAGCTGCTTCTGTAGAGCTAACTGTAGAGTGTTTGGGCATTTCCTGACCAGGTTGTTTTACTAGTGCCTGCATTGTTTGAATATTAGGATTACCTTGTTCCTTTTACTTCATCTAACATCATACAATCATGATGCACATGCTTATTATTTTTCCTTTTGCTTTCGTTACTGTGTGTATTTTGATGTTTATTGCCCTGCTATAAGGATCAAAGTCCCTGAGTGCATTTGTGTAATTTGATAATAAAGCTAGAGACAAAAACACTGGTTCTGTGTGCAAGGCACATTTAAAAAGGAAAAAAAGCAAGCTATGCTTTCCCTTGTATTTTCTTTGTATAttataaacatttatttaactcaAGTTGCAGTTTGAAGTAAACAGATATTTTCAAATGTGTATGCTCcaaaaataatcattaaaatgTTTGCAAAGTATCAAGTCTTATTTATTTACGTTAAAAAAGACCTGAATAACATTCCATGCACATTAAAGCTCCAAGGGAAGATGTACGTAATACCTCAGTTCAATCTATTACTATAGCtgctgtataaaaaaaaaaaaactattctaTACAATGGATTATTATTGATAAACCCAAGTATGAGGTCCATAAATCATTTGGATGGCAATGTTTCCATTTTTTTCAAAGGGTAAtacagtatgtgaacccttggaattacctggatatcTGAAAAATGAATTCAAGtttagcctaacattctcctgtaaaatgtctttatctgtgccaattgaagctcaacagaagttgggtgatgcaacaggacaatgacccaaaacacaaaagtaaatcaacagaagaaaatacgccttctggagtggcccagtcagagtcctgagcTCAACCCGatatgctgtggcatgaccttgaGAGAGGTCCACACCAGACATCGCAAGAATAAGGCTGAACTGAAACcgttttgtaaagatgaatggtccaaaatgcctcctgaccgttgtgcaggtctgatccgcaacctCAAATGTTTGGTTGAGTTTAGTGCTGCCAAAGGagagtcaaccagttattaaatcatAGGGTTCACATTCTTTTtccaccctacactgtgaatgcttacacggtgtgttcaataaagacaaatGTAtaattgtgtgttattagtttaagcacgcTATGTCCATTGTTGTGATTTAGATCAgattttatgcagaaatccaggtaattccaaagggttcctATACTTTTTCTTGActagcggcctccatcattctctaGGGGGCACCGCCCTTGAGAACTTTCACCACTTTGAAGTGATGACCTGGATGAAATTATGTGATCCTTTAAGGAAAACTTCAcccaaaaacaatattttggtatTTATTTCATTAGTCTATTGTTGACATGTTtcgcttgtcagcaatcaagttttcaagatatgcaACTTTCGTGCCACGtttaaaacaactgggaactcaggaactttggacttcagtgcgttcaaaaaCAAAAAGAGGTTCCGACTGGAGAAAAATctatttgaacggtcatccaactcagaattccaactcgggaactctggcctcatTCTAGAGCACTGACgacatgatttgacctcgtatttttcagagtttccagttgttttgaatgtggcattaaaatacagaaatcatccctgtatggtgcaaaatgcatcatatggGGAGGGTTTGAAAGTTACAAATCTTAAAAAcgtgattgctgacaagcaaaacattttgggactatgtcagcaatggactaatgaaacaaataccaaaatatcgtttttgggtggttttccttCAAGGatcataattccatccaggttaCCAGGAGGAATCAGCCAATTAGTTATACTTGTGAGGagacattccataactgcaggtgtcAGTAAATCGCCAACCTCTACTTTAtccctgttcaaacaacacactctaggtggcagtgtgcaccctttcagtttcCCAActcagaagaaaattgactacttcatAATGGAGATGGACTTAATGGCGCTGCCCGCGCTCTTAAAGACGTCATAATTGGACAGATACAATGATGCGATGTTTAAGTCTATGGTTCAAACAACTGCTCAATGTGCCTCAGCCATCTTGTCCAGAGCAAGTAGAGGTGCCAGGATGCGGTTCTTGTTGGTCTCCACTATGTGTCCATTCTGGATAATCTCATCAATGATGATGTGCACTTTATCCAGGTTGAACATGATCTGAGCTGGAGTTAAGGTCATTAAATCATCTATAAGTCAATATTGAATACACATTTATTCCCTATCACAGTGTAAAGGAGAGCATttgtccccccccctcccctctatgAGCCCTCTCCATTAGTAAGAATAATGTTCTTGTTATCTCTGGCTACACCATTAACATGTCACTGGTCAGGTTGAACAACTTTGACAACTTAACACCACTGACTGTAGTTGTATTCCAATTCTTATGACTGGTCTGACCCCGGCTAGCCTGAAATCCCACTGAGCCCAGACTCAGACAATGACAGTAGTCTTCATCAGTCTGTGCAGTGCCATACTAAATGCCAGGGCTGGAATGGCACTGTTGGCAGGCCACATGAAAAGCACCTAATGAGAAGGTGGACAGGTAGACAACCCCTGCTTTTGTTTCAATTACTTGTTTCCTCAAACTGATTAAAACCAGTTATAATCATTTGTAAAGGATACATCCAATTCACTCTGTTAGGAGAGAAAAACAATTTACTTTTCTAACGAGGAACAATCAGTTTAGAGTAATGTGTTTTTGTCCCAGAAAATACTGACCTTTAAAATGCATAGGTGGTTGGATAGTGAACATGAATTAAATCTAGTATACAGCAAGAATGTGCTGAAGTCGAGAATAAAAAGACTGAACTCACCACACGACTAAAGTACTTGTCAAGAACCTCAACAAAGTTGTGTACCAGCTCATAGATTGACAGCTCATTCTGTGGGAAAGAAGGACATCCCACACCATGAATTATGTATAATCACAATAATACAATCTCAACCTTAATCTGATAACACTAATACACTTATAACAGTGAAATGATGAACTCACCTCAGTGTCACTGATACCAACAACTATGAAAAGAGCAGCATACTGTCGATACACTAGTTTGAAGTCCTTGTATTCCACAAAAGAGCACTAGATAGAATATAATAGTTAGTTGAATGTGAATTCCAAGATGAGCTCAGTGGAACACTAACTCAGCATGAAGAATaccataaatacaaataaaaatgtttagCATGAGTGGCAAGGACTGGAATTATAGCTAAACAGACTGATAACAGACTAGGTTAGGTCTAGGTTATTTCTACTAGATTTCATTCTGTCCTGTATTGTCTTGTCTAACCCCCCAGTTATGCATTGTCTTCTCACTGTTGTGTTATACCCCTGAAAGTAAACCAaactattttttttctttctaataATGTGATTGAGAGAGACCTCTTCTTTTTTGCGTGACAGGCATCTCTTGACAACATCAGTCTCCAGAGAAGGCCTCTTCTCAATGTCCACCTGCTCATAGTACTTAGACAGGCGGGTCTGGCCCTGCTTGTTAACCATCAGAAGGAACTTGATCATTGTGATCTCTAAATACAGTGTATCTGCAAAACAGGAAATAATTATAGAAATACATGGTGTCATTGCAAATCATGCACAAAGTCTTTGTGTAAtaccattttttgttgtttatgcATCTGTAACTGATCAGTTAACTACATATCCCATTCAGCAGTCAGAAGGACTATGGCCAAGCTAAACTAACAGTCAGATCCCCAATCTGCAGTCAGCAAACAATGCAGTCAGCAACATGGTGCTGGATATGAGATGGCTCCCTGAGTCATGCAAACAACCCCTGATAGAATCCTATTTCTATTATTTATCTGGTTCACAATGTGTCTGTGCTGTACAGACTGTAACTGTATACACGCATGCCCAGGCTAATGTATTTGGATGaccccaaaaaaaagaaaaaggtgAGTATGTCCCACCATGCAGCGCGGGACaattctctctcccacccccggCAGTAAGGAGGCTTTCATATCCAACTCCAAGGATTGGACTAATGGCGGCCAACAAATCTTTACGCTGAGAGTAAATCCAAAACATAGCCCTGTCTCACTACAACAGCATAGCCATTTCAGTGAAAGGCATCGTCAAATTCATACGGGAACACTGATCTGAAAAGGGGAGGGAAGGCGAATTCAAACAGCAAATTGTGCTGGGACTTTCCTCTTCTTAAAAATGGATGAACACCCCGGCGGAGGAGTTGGAATGGCCGCCTCAAGACAGCAGCAGGGGAATAACAACGTTAATCCCCAAATCGgtagtggaggtggctcagggaTGGGGCAGCAGCAAGACGAGATACCACGGCCACAGCAATATACCATCCCCGGTATTTTACATTACATCCAGCACGAATGGGCCCGATTCGAAATGGAGAGAGCTCATTGGGAAGTGGAGAGGGCCGAACTTCAGGTATGTTAGCTATTAGCATACTAACGTTAGCTCAGCCAACTAACTAAAACACAGAAGCTTGAGCAACAATGCATTTTGCCTGGATAGTGTGCAACTTTTGTTTTAGCCTCTTTGCATCCAGTGACCATGCTTCGATAGCAACTGAACGTCCTACTATAGTGTGTCCAGTTAGATAACAAATAGTTAGTTAGCCACGGGAATCAGTTAACTGGCTGGATAACATTAGCTTAGCACCGGCTGACAAATGCTGGCTAGATAGTATGTGATAAAGTGGAACATCAAGTTGATTTGTATGCAATGGCTTACCCGTAGTTTTATGAATAACGTTCACTCTTGCTGCTGTGCTACTTATTTAGTCGTTTCATCTTAGAGAGTCGTTGAAATACAGAAGGCTCTAATCAAACCGAATCCAGCTGACTGTCAACTAATCTCTGAGAGCAGCCATTTTGGTTTGGTCATTACGGCGACAACTTGGCTGGGTCCTCTTGAGTCACCGACAGGCTAGccgatgttagctagttagctaaacaaTCTTCAAAAGGGATACATCCCATATTGTTGATCATATCAAGTCTGCAATCTTTTTAACTTAAagtttttttaaaatgtacataaataaataaaaaataaacatgtagTCTGATGCCATTTGGATGGTTTGTGCATGTTGTTAGTAAGCTAACATAaacaaagttagctagctagctaactgtcacAAGGCCCCAGACACAGTCTGACACACTGCACTGTCATTTACGATCGAACAAGTAAAAAAAATCGCTTTAGGCTTAGTTAGTAATCTAGCTACATAACTTTTAGAATTCACTTTTGTGTCACGGATGTGATCTTGGTCAATTTAATTAAGTTTTTCCGTTGTGGTTCATTTTATGACATTTTGACAGGTTTTATAAAATGTATGTTATGACATCAGCTAACGTTATGTGACCTGTCGAGACTACCTGGCAGTCTTGCAGATACGAAAGTGAATGTTGGTTCAGTGTTGTGATTGTATTAAGGAATGTGGAGGTGTTGAAATTCAAGCAGTGCCAGAGAGAGTATAGTACTGCTTTGTTTGAACACACCCCACT
This region includes:
- the ap4s1 gene encoding AP-4 complex subunit sigma-1, whose translation is MIKFLLMVNKQGQTRLSKYYEQVDIEKRPSLETDVVKRCLSRKKEECSFVEYKDFKLVYRQYAALFIVVGISDTENELSIYELVHNFVEVLDKYFSRVSELDIMFNLDKVHIIIDEIIQNGHIVETNKNRILAPLLALDKMAEAH